The following proteins are encoded in a genomic region of Corylus avellana chromosome ca4, CavTom2PMs-1.0:
- the LOC132177137 gene encoding probable RNA helicase SDE3: MDLFQGLWRRIFGSQDERRDDHNVRNRNPVYKNHLVNTTPPNFPSSRVILVTRVTRSAPFDQPNVGDSSTTNPQHIQELLERSNEVHQSSTSSRPFQSSYKPSHGQSSSSPSPSSPNSATSSSKPPPSFPKPHQSASKPSPSSSSLKDPTYPSKSSASASSSDLPDLPPSSFSPSSKSSVSSPNNPKPPPDSSPTYSKPPQSSPSLAPSSSKPLRSSPKPAAPSSSQKPASSHKPSLSSLKGTSPIYAIPEDIKGLIERGIVPTVLKQPLSSFNYKRYFAALLYAEDYYLEKWSNFPLKNVILELDEAENKKRSNKYKKYDGSVKKDDKIFVAFEFDSAPEKRPFLLSRDLVYARPSGKKVKPFQGFIHRVAKSTRVLVKFGDDFHSQHSSTCKYDISFSFNKDCLKRARQAIEAASDPLFQNFLFPECTDRKNTPPAQFPDYQELGIDEFAAVHHILSFHGSPPYLLGGSLSVTKADKSATKEAKLSRTGVVVREAVFEAYKTSPNNRILVCAPINRTCDVLNRSLKEKIPESDMFRANAAFREIDGVPIDILSSCPIEGECFAYPSVQQLLKVRIILSTFVSSFRLHNEGIAAGHFSHIFLVDASSATEPEAMVALANFANDNTSVIVTGAPGDHSGWVRSDVGRKYGLRKSYFERLLELGPYRIPNNPMFIAKLDAFDR, from the exons ATGGATCTTTTTCAAGGACTCTGGCGACGCATATTTGGTTCCCAAGACGAACGTCGTGATGATCATAATGTTCGGAACAGAAATCCGGTGTACAAAAATCATCTAGTGAATACAACCCCACCAAATTTTCCAAGCTCACGGGTGATTCTGGTGACTCGGGTGACGCGGAGTGCTCCATTTGATCAACCAAATGTCGGCGATTCATCGACAACCAATCCACAACATATTCAGGAGTTATTGGAAAGAAGTAACGAAGTTCATCAGAGTTCAACAAGTTCTAGACCATTTCAATCTTCATATAAACCATCCCATGGCCAATCTTCTTCTAGTCCATCTCCTTCGTCCCCTAATTCGGCAACATCTTCATCTAAACCACCTCCATCTTTCCCCAAACCACATCAATCTGCATCAAAACCGTctccatcttcatcttcccttAAAGACCCAACATATCCTTCTAAATCGTCTGCATCTGCATCTTCATCTGATCTGCCTGATCTGCCTCCCTCTTCTTTTAGTCCATCTTCTAAATCATCTGTATCTTCCCCCAACAACCCTAAACCCCCTCCAGATTCTTCTCCAACTTACTCTAAACCTCCTCAATCTTCACCTTCACTAGCCCCATCATCATCTAAGCCACTCCGATCATCCCCGAAGCCCGCCGCCCCATCTTCATCCCAGAAACCCGCATCTTCTCATAAACCATCTCTATCTTCGCTGAAAGGTACATCACCTATATATGCAATTCCTGAGGATATCAAAGGTCTAATCGAGAGAGGCATCGTGCCTACAGTTCTAAAGCAGCCTTTGTCTTCTTTTAATTATAAGCGCTACTTTGCTGCTCTGTTATATGCTGAGGATTACTACTTGGAG AAATGGAGTAATTTCCCATTGAAGAACGTGATTTTGGAGTTGGATGaagcagaaaataaaaaaaggtcaaaCAAGTACAAAAAGTATGATGGAAGTGTTAAGAAGGATGATAAAATCTTTGTGGCATTTGAGTTTGATTCTGCTCCTGAGAAGCGGCCATTCCTTTTATCAAGGGACTTGGTCTATGCACGACCTTCGGGTAAAAAAGTCAAGCCGTTTCAG GGTTTTATCCATCGCGTGGCGAAGAGCACCCGTGTACTAGTCAAATTTGGAGATGATTTCCATTCACAGCATTCTTCGACCTGCAAATATGACATCAGCTTCTCATTCAACAAAGACTGTCTAAAAAGGGCTCGCCAAGCAATTGAAGCTGCATCAGATCCTTTGTTCCAGAACTTCCTCTTTCCTGAATGCACTGACCGAAAGAACACCCCACCTGCTCAGTTTCCTGACTATCAGGAACTTGGTATAGATGAGTTTGCTGCCGTTCATCACATTTTAAGCTTTCACGGCTCACCACCTTATCTTCTTGGGGGCTCACTCAGTGTAACTAAAGCGGATAAGTCTGCAACTAAAGAAGCAAAACTATCAAGAACTGGAGTGGTTGTTCGAGAAGCAGTATTTGAAGCATATAAAACCTCCCCAAATAATCGAATTCTTGTATGTGCTCCTATAAACAGAACATGTGACGTGCTGAACAGAAGTCTGAAGGAGAAGATCCCAGAATCGGATATGTTTCGAGCCAACGCTGCATTTCGAGAGATAGATGGGGTTCCTATTGACATTCTTAGCTCATGTCCAATAGAAGGGGAATGTTTTGCTTATCCTTCCGTCCAACAACTTCTGAAAGTCAGGATAATTCTCTCAACTTTTGTGAGTAGCTTTCGATTGCACAATGAAGGCATAGCTGCTGGACATTTTAGCCATATTTTTCTAGTGGATGCCTCATCAGCCACGGAGCCGGAGGCAATGGTAGCTTTGGCTAACTTTGCTAATGATAATACATCAGTTATAGTTACTGGTGCACCCGGGGACCATTCAGGTTGGGTCCGCTCTGACGTGGGTAGGAAATATGGATTGAGGAAATCATATTTTGAAAGACTTCTTGAACTCGGGCCATATAGGATCCCCAACAATCCAATGTTCATCGCAAAGCTGGATGCCTTTGACCGATAG